The following are from one region of the Stigmatella ashevillena genome:
- a CDS encoding RluA family pseudouridine synthase, with translation MQAVVTYFDPQPTPSEVPARLANPFAEGPPHPLARRAAEALQERLRHGDLSAGLHLQDLEEPGRGKMFGVLAVAAPDGRMGYLCGFSGMLDGRWHIHGFAPPLFDEAARNAFWPAGEAELRALDSAHAELLHGAEPVALRTRLDEMTARHGAHAAGLQERHEANRRLRHEARQHLAQRAMGEEERRAALHALGQESRADAEERRRMDAAHHQEREVLTSALRALDVRRAELEHLRAERSRQLWQQIAYNYVIPNARGEERPLGVLFAPEPPPGGAGDCAAPKLLAQAYRHHLKPLALAEFWWGAPPLTGERRSGMYYPACRSKCGAVLPYMLEGLPVDPLPPSGRAPGTGDALRLVYEDPWLLAVDKPCGLLSVPGRHSPQRDSVLTRLRRRASEGPEPLIVHPLESDTSGLLLAAKDAETHVALQRQFARREADKHYTAWLEGSVPGDHGLIELPLRAHPEDRPRQIVDPVHGKRAVTEWRVMQRNGSQTQVVLLPRTGLPHQLRVHAAHPLGLNAPIAGDRLYGNSGGTRLMLHAGTLTAVHPRTGERLHLECPAPF, from the coding sequence GTGCAAGCCGTCGTGACGTACTTCGATCCGCAGCCGACTCCGTCCGAGGTTCCTGCGCGGCTCGCGAACCCGTTCGCCGAAGGGCCTCCCCATCCCCTGGCACGCCGGGCTGCCGAAGCGCTCCAGGAGCGCCTGCGCCACGGCGACCTCTCGGCCGGGCTCCATCTTCAAGACCTCGAGGAGCCAGGGCGCGGCAAGATGTTCGGGGTGTTGGCCGTCGCGGCGCCCGATGGCCGCATGGGCTACCTCTGCGGATTCTCGGGCATGCTCGATGGCCGCTGGCACATCCATGGGTTTGCGCCCCCGCTCTTCGATGAAGCCGCGCGCAATGCCTTCTGGCCCGCCGGCGAAGCCGAACTGCGCGCCCTGGACAGCGCCCATGCCGAGCTGCTCCACGGCGCCGAGCCCGTTGCACTCCGCACGCGCCTCGACGAAATGACCGCGCGCCACGGCGCCCATGCCGCCGGGCTGCAAGAGCGCCACGAAGCGAACCGCCGCCTCCGTCACGAGGCCCGCCAGCATCTGGCCCAACGGGCGATGGGAGAGGAGGAGCGACGGGCAGCGCTTCATGCGCTTGGACAAGAGAGCCGCGCCGACGCCGAGGAGCGGCGGCGGATGGATGCCGCGCATCACCAAGAACGGGAGGTACTGACATCGGCCCTCCGAGCGCTCGATGTGCGCCGCGCCGAACTCGAACACCTGCGCGCCGAGCGCTCCAGGCAGCTCTGGCAGCAGATCGCCTACAACTACGTCATCCCGAATGCCCGGGGCGAGGAGCGACCCTTGGGTGTGCTGTTCGCTCCCGAGCCGCCCCCTGGAGGCGCGGGAGACTGCGCGGCGCCCAAACTCCTGGCTCAGGCCTACCGCCACCACCTGAAGCCGCTGGCACTCGCCGAGTTCTGGTGGGGGGCCCCTCCGCTCACCGGCGAACGGCGCTCGGGCATGTACTACCCGGCCTGCCGCAGCAAGTGTGGCGCCGTCCTACCCTACATGCTGGAGGGCTTGCCGGTGGATCCCCTCCCACCTTCCGGGAGGGCACCGGGCACGGGGGATGCGCTGCGGCTCGTCTATGAGGACCCCTGGCTGCTCGCCGTCGACAAGCCCTGTGGCCTCCTGTCCGTCCCTGGCCGCCACTCTCCGCAGAGAGACTCGGTGCTCACCCGCCTCCGGCGGCGCGCTTCAGAGGGTCCCGAGCCGCTCATCGTCCACCCCCTCGAGAGCGACACCTCCGGGCTCCTGCTCGCCGCCAAGGATGCAGAGACCCACGTGGCCCTCCAGCGTCAGTTCGCGCGGAGAGAGGCCGACAAGCATTACACCGCCTGGCTCGAGGGCTCTGTCCCGGGAGACCACGGCCTCATCGAGCTGCCCCTCCGGGCCCACCCGGAGGATCGCCCTCGCCAGATCGTCGATCCCGTCCACGGCAAGCGCGCCGTCACGGAGTGGCGCGTCATGCAGAGAAACGGTTCCCAGACCCAGGTGGTGCTCTTGCCCCGCACGGGCCTCCCCCACCAGCTTCGCGTCCATGCCGCGCACCCGCTCGGCCTCAATGCCCCGATCGCCGGCGACCGTCTCTATGGAAACAGCGGCGGCACGCGCCTGATGCTCCACGCCGGGACGCTGACGGCCGTCCATCCCCGCACCGGTGAGCGCCTCCACCTCGAATG